Genomic segment of Salvia hispanica cultivar TCC Black 2014 chromosome 2, UniMelb_Shisp_WGS_1.0, whole genome shotgun sequence:
AGTCAGTTGGCACGTTCCATGCATAAATAAgtactaaaaatttaacaatatattgtatatatattcatgttaaaataaatacactatcataatttaagaatttctTCTAAATGATTTTTACCTTACTATCAAATTAGCTAAGTATTTCAAAACTTATACTACTAAAGTACTAGTACATATCTATAATAGTTAAACTAATCTTCCTTACGAAAAAGATTGACTAATGGATGTTTTTTTGGAATGTGTGATTTCTTCGTGAAATGCGAGACTATACTTTTTATTAAACCTAAAATGATAGACTTATTAAAAAGATCCTTCTGTTGATCATCCTCTCGTGATTTAGATTTTAGATtgaatttacataaataaatgtgCTTACAAGATTATCAGGTGTGTGAGTAGAGAGAAATTTTTATGGCTCTGTATTCCTGAATACCCGTGTAACTAAAGATGTAATTATTGTAGGGCTACCCGAAACAGCACCGAGCGAAGGAAGCTAGGATTCTTCTCGTGCGGAACGGGTAACCCGATGGACGACTGCTGGCGGTGCGACCGCAACTGGATGCGCAACCGCCGCCGCCTGGCTGACTGCGCCATCGGGTTTGGCCGCAACGCAGTGGGCGGGCGCGACGGGCGCTACTACGTGGTGTCCAACCCCGGCGACGACGACCCGGTGAACCCTCGGCCGGGAACCCTCCGGCACGCTGTGATCCAGGACCGGCCTCTCTGGATCGTGTTCAAGCGCGACATGGTGATCACTCTCAAGCAAGAGCTCATCATGAACAGCTTCAAGACCATCGACGGCCGCGGCGCCAACGTCCACATCGCCAACGGCGCCTGCATCACCATTCAGTTCGTCACCAACATCATTATCCACGGCCTCCACATCCACGACTGCAAGCGCACCGGCAACGCCATGGTCCGCAGCTCGCCCACCCATTACGGCTGGCGGACCATGGCCGACGGCGATGGCATCTCCATTTTTGGGTCGAGCCATATTTGGATCGATCATAATTCCTTGTCTAGCTGCACTGATGGCCTCATTGATGCCATCATGGGATCCACTGCCATCACCATTTCCAACAACTATTTCACTCATCATAATGAGGTTGTTTCCCGTTTGGATTTTCAACTCCCTTTTGTTCTTTGCTAAATTTGTTGAGCTGATTTTGTGGGATTTTTGAGCAGGTGATGTTGTTAGGCCATAGCGATTCGTATGTTCGGGACAGAGTTATGCAAGTGACCATTGCCTACAACCACTTCGGAATCGGCCTCATCCAGAGGATGCCCAGGTAAAAGCCATGCTACTTTGTGCTTTTCTACCAACGAAAAAATGGGATGAAGTATCTTAATTGAGTGGGGTTGTACAGCAACTTATATGACAAGATTGTTGATGTTTCCTTCAGGTGCAGACATGGATATTTTCATGTTGTGAACAATGACTACACATCTTGGGAGATGTATGCGATAGGTGGGAGTGCTGATCCCACCATCAACAGCCAGGGCAACAGATATTTAGCCCCAGCCAATCCTTTTGCCAAAGAGGTTCATTTCTTGCTCACACTCACTACTACATCGATCATATAGAGCAACTACTGATGCATCATGCAGGTTACCAAGAGAGTAACCAACTTAGGCAGCAACAGATGGAGGCATTGGAACTGGCGATCGGAGGGCGATCTCATGCTCAACGGAGCATATTTCAGGCCTTCCGGGCGTGGTGCTGCAGCCAGCTACGCCAGGGCTTCCAGCCTGGCAGCCAAGTCGTCGTCCCTGGTTGCCACACTGACCTCCACGGCCGGTGCACTTCGCTGTCGGAGGGGCATGGCGTGCTGATATGTGTGCCCATTTTGCTCATTTGGAAATTGAACAGTTCCCACATAACAACACATCTCCAtccaaatgaaattaatttcttcTGGTAATAAGTATAATATATGAGCTATAGCTTATCCCTCTCTTCCTCTCCCTCTTCGAAACCTTACCATACATCTCTTGCGCTAAGCGTATCTTTCAAAATCTGATGATCAACCAACCCCTGCTCCGGCCTGTTTCTTCAACTTTGGTATGTTTCGAGGTATTTTTGCAGAAGCGTTGGTTCTCGCCATTTTTAGTGTGAAATGTCTTGATCACACACTCTTCTGAATCTTGTTATATACACGTTTCAGGCAGAAAGGAgaagaataaatatttcaaaaaatgttGCATCACCAGTGTAATTATGCTTCATATTTATCTATAATTGAGAGTTTGTATATCGAATCCATTTTGTTCCTGCTACTGTGATCCTCTT
This window contains:
- the LOC125205860 gene encoding probable pectate lyase 8, giving the protein MAISLKIIQLSAFLTLLLLANAIAHADSVEEIRKLKSIRNSTMAERLEEFKHDDAVDDPEAVAAMVNMATRNSTERRKLGFFSCGTGNPMDDCWRCDRNWMRNRRRLADCAIGFGRNAVGGRDGRYYVVSNPGDDDPVNPRPGTLRHAVIQDRPLWIVFKRDMVITLKQELIMNSFKTIDGRGANVHIANGACITIQFVTNIIIHGLHIHDCKRTGNAMVRSSPTHYGWRTMADGDGISIFGSSHIWIDHNSLSSCTDGLIDAIMGSTAITISNNYFTHHNEVMLLGHSDSYVRDRVMQVTIAYNHFGIGLIQRMPRCRHGYFHVVNNDYTSWEMYAIGGSADPTINSQGNRYLAPANPFAKEVTKRVTNLGSNRWRHWNWRSEGDLMLNGAYFRPSGRGAAASYARASSLAAKSSSLVATLTSTAGALRCRRGMAC